From a single Hydrotalea sp. genomic region:
- a CDS encoding RecX family transcriptional regulator, whose protein sequence is MAKNMTQQAGEKPPGKKSKPDAAPARPITPARLQNYALWYLQKQFPSKNWLRQKLIQFAARKKPTSQSQQEILPLVETLLAALERENIINDQRLAESLTRQWAVRLLPWRKIEMKLTAKGFGRDTISAIKETIDNDTTMDRNPTDEESLARDYAQRKKLGAFRPGANHTELSNADDAMDDAEPVAPDAARKLYQKDLAKMARAGFSYGAATRALKGAD, encoded by the coding sequence ATGGCAAAAAACATGACCCAACAGGCCGGCGAAAAACCACCAGGCAAGAAATCGAAACCTGATGCCGCGCCCGCAAGGCCGATAACGCCAGCGCGGTTGCAAAATTACGCCCTGTGGTATTTGCAAAAACAATTTCCATCAAAAAATTGGTTGCGGCAGAAATTGATTCAATTTGCCGCCCGCAAAAAACCAACCAGCCAATCACAGCAAGAAATTTTACCGCTGGTCGAAACATTGCTGGCCGCGTTGGAACGCGAAAACATCATCAATGACCAACGGCTGGCCGAGAGCTTAACCCGCCAATGGGCGGTTCGCCTGCTGCCGTGGCGAAAAATAGAAATGAAATTAACCGCGAAAGGTTTTGGCCGCGATACCATTTCAGCCATAAAGGAAACCATCGACAATGACACCACGATGGACCGCAACCCAACCGACGAAGAATCCTTGGCGCGCGATTACGCCCAGCGCAAAAAATTGGGGGCGTTTCGCCCGGGCGCGAACCATACCGAGCTATCAAATGCCGATGATGCTATGGACGATGCCGAACCCGTCGCCCCCGATGCGGCGCGAAAATTATATCAAAAAGATTTGGCAAAAATGGCACGCGCCGGATTCTCCTACGGCGCGGCGACCCGCGCCCTTAAGGGCGCGGACTAA